From Pusillibacter faecalis, one genomic window encodes:
- a CDS encoding metal-dependent transcriptional regulator, with translation MKLHASGEDYLEAVLVLQKEKGMVRSVDVARHMGVSKPSVCHAVSTLKEGGFLTMDGDFFLRLTDVGREVAEQTYEKHCFFTRLLVEAGVDPKTAEQDACRMEHVISPESFQKLAELYQKAHPNTDPTGDGRQFHAKTDPAD, from the coding sequence ATGAAACTCCATGCGTCGGGCGAGGATTATCTGGAGGCCGTGCTGGTACTCCAAAAGGAAAAAGGCATGGTGCGCTCTGTGGATGTGGCCCGGCACATGGGGGTATCTAAACCAAGCGTGTGTCACGCGGTATCTACCTTGAAAGAGGGCGGATTTCTCACCATGGACGGAGACTTCTTTCTCCGCCTGACCGATGTGGGCCGGGAGGTAGCCGAGCAGACCTATGAGAAGCACTGCTTCTTCACACGCCTACTGGTAGAGGCAGGTGTCGATCCCAAAACAGCGGAACAGGACGCCTGCCGCATGGAGCATGTGATCAGCCCAGAAAGTTTTCAGAAGTTGGCCGAATTGTACCAGAAGGCCCACCCAAATACAGATCCAACCGGGGATGGGAGGCAGTTTCATGCGAAAACAGATCCTGCTGATTGA